CGGCTTGATCGGCACCTCAGGCGGCGCCGCCTTGGCCGTGATCGCCGTGCTGGCGTTGGGCCTGTCCGGGCTGTCGCTGCCGTTGGCGGCTTTCGGCGGCGGCCTGGCCGCCACCTGGCTGATCCTGCTGCTCGCCCGGCTGGCCAAAGGCGGGCTGGCCGGCCTGCTGCTGATGGGGTTGGTGGTCGGCGCGTTCTGCGGCGCGGTCTCCAGCCTGATCCTGTTTCTATCCGACGACCTGACGCTGCGCGCCGCCAGCAGCTGGCTGGCCGGCAACCTGGGCGCGGCCATGCCCGCCCAGCTGTGGCCCTGCCTGCTGGCCGCCGGGCTCGGCGTGGCGCTGCTGTGCGCGATAGGCCGCGACCTGGACTGCCTGTTGCTGGGCGAGGAAACCGCCCGCTCGCTGGGCATAGACACCGTCCGCACCCGCCGGCTGGCGGCGGTGGGCGCCGCGCTGGCCACCGGCGGCGCGGTGGCGCTGTCCGGCGTCATCGGCTTCGTCGGCATGATGATACCCAACGCGCTGGCGCTGCTGGTGGGCGGCTGCCGCCGCCGGCTGATCCTGCTGTCTGCCTGGGCCGGCGCGCTGTTCCTGCTGGCGGCGGACACCTTGGCGCGCAACATCGCCTGGCCGCTGGACCTGCCGGTTGGCCTGATGGCCGCCTTCGCCGGCCCGCCGTTCTTCATCTGGCTTTTCCGCCGCCAACAAGGAAGCGCACGCGATGCCTGACACCCACGCCCTGAAAGTCCGCGACCTGGCCTATCACGCCGCCGGCCGCCCATTGCTGCAAGACATCTGCCTGGACCTGCCTGCCGGCCGCGTCAGCGCGCTGCTGGGCCCCAACGGCGCCGGCAAGACCACGCTGCTGCGGCTATTGGCCGGCTTGGCCGCGCCCAGCCGCGGCGCCGCGCGCCTGGCCGGCCAATGCGTGAGCCGGATGGACGCGCGCCGGCGCGCGCGCCTCATCGCCTGGGTGCCGCAGCACCTGCCAGCCGACATCCCGCTGACGGCCGGCGAATTCGTCGCGTTGGGGCGCATGCCCCACCAAGGCGCGTTTGCCCGGCCTTCTCCCGCGGACAAGACGGCAACCCAGGAGGCGCTGGCCATCGTGGAAATGGAGGCCCACGCCGCCAAACGGCTGGACGCGCTGTCCGGCGGCGAGCGCCAGCGGGTGGCCATCGCCCGCGCGCTGGCGCAGCAAGCGCCGGTCATCCTGCTCGACGAGCCGACCAACCACCTGGATTTGCGCCACCAGCACAGGCTGCAACTACTGCTGCGCGAGCTTGCGGCGCAAGGCAAAACGGTGGTGCAGGTGCTGCACGACCTGGCGCTGGCGGCAGAATACGCGGATCAGGCCGCGCTGCTGAACGCCGGCCGGCTGGAAGCGGCCGGCAACGCGCGGGAGGTGCTGACGCCGGAGCGGCTGCTGGCGGTGTACCGCTGGCCGGTTCGCCTGGCACATCCCCCAAGACAAGCCCGCGCAGCCTGAAAAAACAAAAGCCGCCCCGGCATTCCGGAGCGGCTTCCTGTCAAATTTCGCCGTCTTACTTCAGCGCGTAGATGGCAGGCAGGTTGCGCCAGGCGCCGCGCACGTCCATGCCGTAGCCGAACACGTAGCGGTCCGGCACGTCCAGGCCGACGAAGTCCGCATGCATCGGCTTTTCCTTGCTGATCAGCTTGTTGGCGAACACGCCGCTGTAGAAGGCCTTGGCGCCCATGCCCATCACCTTGTCGCGGATGGCTGCCATGGTGTGGCCTTCGTCCAGGATGTCGTCCAGCACCAGCACCACGCGGTCGCGCACATCCTCTTTCGGCGCCTGCTTCCACACCAGCTCGCCGCCATGGGTCTTGTCGCCGTAGCGGGAAACGTGGACATAGTCGAAGTCCAGCGGGAAGGCCAAGCGCGGCAGCAACTGGCCGGTGAACACCACCGCGCCGCCCATCACGGACAGCACCAGCGGGTATTCCTCGCCCAGTTTTTCGGTGATTTCCACCGCCATGCGGTCTACGGCGGCGCTGACTTCCTCCGCGCTGAACAGCACGTCGGCGCTGTTGATCAGGCCGCGGGCTTCGGAAATATTAGGCATGATGACTCCTTAACAGAACAGCGGCGCCGCTCGACGCGGCGCAATGGAAAAAAACTCAGCCGAGCTTCAGCTCGCGCAGGAAGGCGGCGAAATCCTCCGCCACCTCGTGGTGCTTCAAACCATAGTTGACGGTAGCCTTCAGGTAACCCAGCTTGGAGCCGCAATCGTAACGGGTGCCCTTGAACGGCAGCGCCAGCACCGGCTCGTCCTTCATCAACGCGGCGATGCCGTCGGTCAGCTGGATCTCGCCGCCGGCGCCGGCGCCGGTATTCACCAGCTTGTCGAACACGCGCGGCGTCAGGATATAGCGGCCGACCACCGCCAGATTCGATGGCGCCTCCTCCGGTCGCGGCTTCTCGACGATGTGCTCCACGCTCTGGTGTCCCTTGGCGTTCTTCGCCACCTGGACGATGCCGTAAGAGCCGGTCTCTTCCGGCGCCACGGTCTCCACGCCCAGGATGGAGGCATGGGTTTCGTCGAACAACCGCACCATCTGCTCCATCGCCCCCGGCGCGCCCTCGATCAGGTCATCGGCCAGGATCACCGCGAACGGCTCGTCGCCGACCACCGGCCGCGCGCACAACACCGCGTGGCCCAGGCCGAGCGCCTCGGTCTGGCGGATGTAGATGCAGCTGACATTGGGCGGAATGATCTCTTGCACCAGTTGCAGCAGCTTCTGCTTGTTCTTGTATTCGAGCTCCGTCTCCAGCTCGTAAGCCTTGTCGAAATGGTCTTCGATGGAGCGCTTGTTGCGGCCGGTGATGAAGATCAGTTCCGTGATGCCGGCGGCGATCGCCTCCTCCACCGCGTACTGGATCAACGGCTTGTCGACGACGGGCAGCATTTCCTTGGGGCTGGCCTTGGTGGCCGGCAGGAAACGGGTGCCGAGACCCGCTACGGGAAATACCGCCTTGGTGATTTTCTTCATCTCAACTCCGCGATTCTTTGTCAATCCGACTCGATAACAGCGCCGCATTCTAGCCCGAGATCGCTCAAGGTCAAAATGTCTGTTGCGCCGCCAGCTGCCGAGCCACGTCCCGCACAACCGTTTCCCAGTCCCCAGGTGCCGGCTGGCGCCATAGTCTCACCGACGGATACCAGGGCGCCGTGGCGGCATCGGCCAGAAAAAAGGGCGCGCTCTCCGCTCGCAACAAAGCCCAGGTCGGTCGGCCCATCGCGCCGGCCAGATGCAGGATGGCGGTGTCCACGCAAATCACTAGGTCCATCTGCGCCGCCAGCGCGGCGGTATCGGCGAAATCGCCTATTCTTGGCTGCGCCACCAGCCCTTGCAACGCCGCAGGCAACGCGCCCGGCTGCAAGGCGAAGAAATCCATGCCGGGCATCCGGCACAGCTCGGCGAACAAAGCCGGCGGCACCGACTTATGCTGGCGCCAGGCATCGGCGATGCCTACGCCCCAGCGGCCGCTTTCCCACACCACGCCCACCCGAGGACGGCCGCTCATGCTTGGCAACGCCGTCGCCTCGAAATCTGGCTTCCGCAGATAGGTTTCAGTCGGCAGAGTATCCAGCGTCGCGCCTAGCAAGCCTGGCAGCGACATCAAAGGCAATTGGCAATCATAAGCCGGCGAAGCGTCCGACGGCATCAGTTCGATGCCATCAAACTGCGCGAATAATCGATGGAAAGTCTCGGGACACGCCAACAGAATGCGCGCGTCCCGATGCTCAGCGCGGATGCGCGGCAGAAAGCGCGCCATCTGCAGGCTGTCGCCCAATCCTTGTTCAGCCCAAAGCAGCAGCGTCCGGCCCTCCAGCGGCGTCCCCGTCCAGAGCGGCCCGACATGCCGCGGCGCGAGGATGCAGCGCCAGCGCGCCTCGTACAGCGGCCACGCCTCTGCGTAACGACCGGCGAGCAATAGCGCGATGGACAAACTGAATTGAAGGTTGGCGTCATCCGGCGCCATCTCCAGGCCTCCCCGGAGCACGGCGATGGCGTCGTCCAGCAACAAAGCGCTGGTGCAGACATTGCCCAGGTTGTTGCAGCGCGCCGGCGTCAAGCCATCCAGCTCGATCGCCTTCAGAAAACAGGCGATGGCGTCCTGGTAGCGCAGTTGATGCTGGCGCACCACGCCCAGATTGCTCCAGGCATCGACATGGCCGGGTTCCGACGCCAGCGCCTCTTCCAGCAACTTGCAAGCCAGCTCCAGTTCGCCCAGCTCCTTCAGCAATACCGCCAGATTGCTCTTGAGATTGGCCGATTCCGGATTCAAAGCCGCTGCCGCCAGGTAGTCGTCCAGCGCGCGCGCGGTATCATCCAGGCGCAGCCAGGCATTGGCGCGGTTGGCCAGCGCTTGCCAATCCTTGGGATTGCGCGCCAGGCACAAATCGAAAGACTCGATGGCGCCCCGCCAATCGCCGGCCGCCGCGTGTCGGTTGCCTGCGTCGAAATCCGCCCTGCCTATCGCGCTTTTCGCCATCTCAGTCCTCTCAGCCGCCCAGCAAGGCCCGCAGCCCGGCTTCGTCCAAAATGGCGACGCCCAGCTCCTGGGCCTTGGCGAGCTTGCTTCCCGCCTCCTCGCCCGCCACCACATAATGGGTTTTCTTCGACACGCTGCCGGATACCTTGCCGCCGGCGGCCTCGATCAAAGCTTTGGCCTGATCGCGGCTCAAGGTCGGCAGCGTGCCGGTCAACACCAGCGTCTTGCCGTCCAGCGGCAGCGCGGCGGCCTCCGCCGCCTCCGGCAGGCCGGCCAGTATCCCGTCGCGCAGGCCGGCCAAGCGGCCCACGGCCTCGCGCCGGCCGGGCGCGTCCAGCCAATCGGCCAGCGCGTTGACCACCTCCGCCGGCAGCTCCAGCGCCAGCAGCGCGCGGCGCTCGCTCTGCGCCAGCCAGGCCAGGCCGCGCTGCGCCGCCAGCTGCTGGCTGCGCACCTCGGTCAGCCGGGGGATGCCCAGCCGCGCCAACAGCGCGCCATCGTCCAGGCGCTCGCGCAGCTTGGGCGACGGCGCATGCTCGTCGGCAGGCTTCACCTCGGCCAGCAAGGCGTCCAGCGCTTTCTCGTTATTGTCCTCGGCGAAAAAGTCGGCCAGCGAGTCCGCCACCACGCCGCCAATGTCCGGCAGCGCGGCGAACAGCGCCGCCGGACAGCGGCGGATCAGCGCCATGCTACCTAGCCAGTCGGCCAGCGTCTTGGCGGTGGATTCGCCGACGTGGCGGATGCCCAGCGCGAACAACAGCCGCGCCAAGGGCGGCGTCCGGCTGGCGTCTATCGCCTCGATCAGGTTTTCCGCCCATTTGCTGGCCACCTTGCCGGCCTTGACCGTCTCCGGCGTGACGCCCTCGTCCTCGTCGGCGCGGCGCTTCATCTCCAGCAGGTCTTCCAGCTTCAGCCGGTACAGATCGGCCACGCTCTTGACGTAGCCGTACTCGACCAGCTTGTCGATATAGCGCTCGCCCAGGCCGTCGATGTCCATCATGCGGCGGCCGGCGAAGTGCTGGATCGCCTGGCTGCGCTGGGCGCGGCAAGACAGGCCGCCGGAGCAGCGGGCGATGGCTTCGCCTTCTTCTCGCATCACGTGGCTGCCGCACACCGGGCAGGCCGTCGGCAGCCTATAGGCCGGATATTGCGGCGCCTCTCCGGCGCTGAACAGGTCGCCGCCTTCAGCCGGCCGCATCGGCCGGCGCTCCAACACCACAGACACCACTTCGGGGATCACGTCGCCGGCGCGGCGCACGATCACGGTGTCGCCGACGCGCACATCCTTGCGCCGCACCTCGTCCTCGTTGTGCAGGGTGGCGTTGGTGACGGTGACGCCGCCGACGAAGACCGGCTGCAGCCGCGCCACCGGCGTGATGGCGCCGGTGCGGCCTACCTGCTCCTCGATGGCCTCGACCACGGTCAGCGCCTCTTCGGCCGGGAATTTATGGGCGATGGCCCAGCGCGGCGCGCGCGAGACGAAGCCCAAGGCATCTTGCAAATCGCGCCGGTTCACCTTGTACACCACGCCGTCTATCTCAAACGGCAGGCCGGCGCGGCGCGACATCACGTCTTCGTAATATGCGGACAAGCCCGCCACGCCCTTGACCACGGGCCGCAGGCTTTCCTCCACCACCGGGAAGCCCAGCTGTTTCAGCCAGGCCATTTCGCCGCCATGGGTGTCCGGCCAGTCCGCGCCCGCCACCTGGGCGATGGCGTAGGCAAAGAAGGACAAACGGCGCTGCGCGGTAATGCGCGAATCCAGCTGGCGCAGGCTGCCGGCGGCGGCATTGCGCGGGTTGGCGAAAGTCTTGTCGCCGCGTTCGATCTGATCCGCGTTCAGGCGCTCGAAATCGCGCTTCAGCATCAGCACCTCGCCGCGCACCTCCAGCAGCGCCGGCGGATTCGCGCCGTCCAGCTTCAGCGGAATGGCGCGTATGGTGCGCACGTTCTCGGTCACCTGCTCGCCGGCCACGCCGTCGCCGCGGGTGGCGGCGCGAGCCAGGACGCCATGCTCATACACCAGCGAAATGGCCAGACCGTCGAACTTGGGCTCGGTCGCGTATTCCACCTCCGCCGCGTCCAGTCCCTTGCGCACCCTCTCGTCGAACTGGATCAGCTCGGCGTGGCGCTCGGCCGGATCGGCCAGCTGCATGTCGGAAAAGGCGTTGGACAAGGACAGCATCGGCACCGCGTGCACGACGCTGTCGAACTCGGCCAAAGGCGCGCCGCCGACGCGGCGGGTCGGCGAATCGGCGACGACCAACGCCGGATAGCCCTCTTCCAGCGCCTGAAGTTCGCGGAACAAGCGGTCGTATTCGGCGTCGGGCACCGTCGGCGCGTCCAGCACGTAGTACTCGTGGCCGTAGCGGTTCAACAACTCGCGCAGTTCGGCTGCGCGCGTTTCATATGCGGTCATTGGAAATTCTCGAACGGCAAAAGGGCCGGCAAAGCCGGCCCCGAAATCATCAAATCATGGTTCAGGCGAACAGGCGCAAGGCCGCGACGCTGCCCGGCGCGATGCCGCGGTCATCCATGCTGCCGTAAATGTGCAGCAACTGGTCGCGGATGCGGGCCAGGCCGGTTTCGCTCAGCACCCGGCGGTTGTCGTCCACCAGTTGGGCATCGAACTCCTGCGCCAGATGACGGGCGAAATACACGGCGCGGTCGAACACCTCCACGCCGCCGGCCACGCGCGGCACGTCGAACAGCAGCGTCAACGCCGGGAAGCTCTTGTCCAGCAGCGTATGGAAGGTGAACGGCATCTGGTCCGCCGCCACCAGCGAATAAAGGGTATTGCCGGAATCGGCCAGATAATGGAAAGCGCCGTCCGGCTCCAGCTGCAGGCCGGCCGCCTCGACGAAACTGCGCAGCCGCGCGCCCTCAATCGACGACTTGGGCACGACATTGATGCCGATCAGCACGTCGACATCGGCGCAAAAACGGTCCAGCTCGCGCGCCGCCACCAGCTTCTGCTGGCGCTGCGGAAAGCTGACCGCCGCGTCGTGGTCCTCGGCGAAACGCGATACCTGCTGACAGAAAACAGCCAGCTCCTGCTCGGTCACCGCGCCGGAGCGGTCAACCATCTGCATGCTGACGTTGATCTGCTTGTAGCGGGTGCCGGGCAGCGCCTCCGCCACCTTCCACAGGCCCCGCTCGGTGCGGCCTATCAGCTGCGTGCGCTTGCCTACGTTGAAGCGCGGCATCGCCGCCAACTCGTGCGGCTCGTGAAACACCACCTCGGCGATGAAGTCCAGCGACGGATCCAGCATCGCCACCACCAGCGCCTGGTGATCGGCGGAGTCCATCGCCAGCTCGGCCTCGTCTTCTTCATCCATGACCGGCACATCGAGTCGAGACGCAGCCGGCTCCTGCCGAAACTGCGCAGCCGCTTCGCGCGCATACGGGGGATCGTCTGGCAATTGCGGCTCGAACACCGGGCCGTCGTCCTCCGGCTCCAACTCGGCGTCCACCAGCACCGGCTCCATCCGATCGGCGCGCACGCCATCGCGCACATTGTTCTTGGGAACATCCAGCAACACGTCATCGTGTCCGCGCGCAAACGCCTGCTGCGTCCGCTTGCGGAAACGCCACTCCTGGAACATGTTGAAACCAACCACCAGGGCGATCACGCCGCCGCCCAATATCAAAACACCAATCTGCAATTCGCTCATTAGCCAGTCCGCATTAAGGCGAATAATCGAAGCCGCCATTCCTTAAAAAGCTGGTAGCGTCCACCCTTTTGACGCGCCATGCCTCCACATGAGGCCATTTTCCAGCGGCTTCCCGCTATTGTCCTGTCGCTGCCCGGCCGCGGCACTCCGCCAGCCGGCCCGTGGAACACGGTCATTTCACGCTCATTATAACGAAAGCCCGCCGCCGCGCACCATTCGCCAACGCTTTGGCCCTTGACAAACGCCAATCGCCGCAGTGGCTTGGCAGAATTCCAACTCATGTCCTGGGTATTCTGCCACCCTCCCCTCCAAATTACTGTCAGTCAGGACAGGCCGATCTAGAAAATTTTGCCAGGATGAACATGACATTTCAGACAGGCGAATTTATCCAAAGTGCGTGTCAGAATTGCAGGTGACTCTGTCATAGGGCCTACATTTCGCACCACTCCGCTTAAACAGCACGGGGACTCTTTCGATGAAAAAATCCGATCAAGCCAGTTTCCTGCCTGTCGTACGCGAACTATCGCGCACCTATCAGGCCTTTGAACAGTTCGCCAGCTTCAATATCCGCCGGCTGGGACTGACACCGCCGCAGTTCGACGTCGTCACCACACTCGGCAATAGCCAGGGCATGAACTGCAAGGAGCTGTCCGATCACACGCTGATCACCAAGGGTACGCTGACCGGCGTGCTCGACCGTCTGGAAGACAAAGGCATCGTCACCCGCAGCATGCAACCCAACGACCGCCGCAGCGTCTTCGTCGCTTTGACTCCTTACGGCCAGCAATTGTTCAATGACGCCTTCCCGGCGCATCTGGATTACATGCACAACGCCTTCCAGCAATTCGGCGAACAAGACCTCTCCGGCTTCTGCAACGAGCTCGGCCGCCTGCGCGCCAGCTTCAGCCAGGCGCTGGAACAGCAGGAAAGCACGCCGGCCTGAACCGGCACTCAAGGACAGCTAATGTCCGCTCCCCGCAAAGCGCACCGGCACGGTCAGATCCGACTCCACAACATCGCCGTTGCGCTTCGCGGGCACAAATCTCCAGTTTGACACGGTCTCCGCCGCCGACCTGTCCAAGCGGCGATAGCCGCTGCTTCGCGCGATGGATACCGCCAGCGCGCGCCCATCCGCGCTCACCCTGACCTTCAACAACACAGTGCCCTCTTCTCCCAGTTGCCTTGAGCGCTCCGGATAGGCGGGTTGCGGGTTATTCAAATATGCCGGCGCATACAGCGCCTCGCTGCCCCCGGACGCTTCAGCCACGCCTGAGCGCGCAGCCTCCCCGCGCCCCGCCAGCGCGCGCGCCGCCATCTCTGGGCCATTTGCCCCCGCGGCGCCAACCGCGGCAGCAATGCCCCTCCGATGCTCAGCGTCTGCCAGCCTCCCCGCCTGCTTGTTCTCGTCAGATGCCGCCCATCCTGCTCCGGCCTTGGCGGTTGGCTTGGCTTGCGCCTCAATCGCCTGAGCCCCACGCGCCATCGAAGGCGCGTGATGCGCCGGTCCCTCCGCGACCTGACGCGACGCCAAGCCTGGCGGCGGCAAAACCAGGGTCATCGCGCCAAGATTCGCATCCCGTAGCGGAGCCTCGCCGCCTACCGCCAGCAAGACCGCCAGAATCGAACCGTGAATGGCGATAGACAACAGCACGGCCCAACGCAGCCGCGGCGTGCTTGCGCTCAGCAACGCATCGCCGCCCCCGGACGGCTGTATTGCCACCACGCCACGGCGCAGCACATCAGATAAAACAGGAAGAACAGACCGAACGCCGGCAAAAAGCTGCCAAACACATCCAACGCGGAGCCAAAAGCCTTGGGAATGACGAAACCGCCGAAAGCAGCCATCACCGAGCTGACATTCATTGCCGACGCGCCTCGCCGACCGCCTCGCTGATAGGCGGCCTGCAAACTGGCGCCATGCTCGCGCGCCTCTCTGCCCGCCAGAATCAGAAAAACCTTGGGGGACAATTGGTAAGACGAGCCGTTCCCGATCCCAGCCGCGAAAAAAATCAGCTGGAACATCGCCAGAAACCAAGCGAACGAACCGCCGCTGCCCGCCGATGGCAGGCTCAGGTAAACCCCAATGGTTCCCAGCGCCATCAACAAGTTGGCAGCGACCGTGGCGATTCCGCCCCCAACCCGGTCGCCCATCCAGCCGCCCAACGGCCGTGCCAACGCGCACACCATCGGGCCGACGAACAGGTAGGGGCTGGCATCCACCAGCGGGAACATGGCTCGGGCCAACAAGGGAAAGGCGGCGGCAAAACCAAGAAAAGTGCCGTAACTGCCCATGTACAGCAGGCAGATATACCAAGTGTGCCTATCACGCATCGCATCCAACTGGTCTCGCGGCGTAATGCGGAGCTTAGGCAAATCGTGCGCGTACAGCAGACAGGCCAGCGCGGCCACGACGATCAGCGGCAGCCAGATATAGGCCGCATTCTGCAACCAGACGAAATGCACTTCGCCCCCTCGCCCCCAAACCTGGGGCTCGCCGGCCCACCTGCCGAACAAGGGATAGAGTATGCAGAGAGGAATCAACAACTGCGCCACCGACACGCCCAGATTGCCCAGGCCGGCGTTCAACCCCATCGCCAGACCCTTTTCGGACTTGGGAAAGAAAAAACTGGTATTGGACAAATGGGACGTGCTGGCGCCGCCGCCCAAGCCGCACAGGCCCGCCACCAGCAGCAACAACCAGAATGGCGAAGAAATATCCTGAACCACCCGGCCCACGCCCCAGGCCGGCAGCAATAGCAGCAAAGTGGACAGCCCCATCCACAATCCGCCGCCTACCCAACTCCAGACCAGGGAATACGCCAGCCGAGTCAAGGCCCCGACCAGCGGGGGAATGGACACCAGCAGGAATTGCTGCTGGCCGGAAATCAGGAATCCCACCGCCGGCAGGTTGACCACCACCATGCTCCACATCATCCAGATGTTGAAGTTCAGGTGCAGCGAGAAGATGGACAGCCACAGATTGCGTCGGGCAATGCCGCGGCCGCGGCTGAGCCAAAAAATGACGTTTTCCGGCTCCCAACGCTTGATGCTAACAGTCATGACTCTGCTTCCACGATGACGGAACAACGCAGGCGGACTGTTTCATCCAGTCCTATCAGCCCGGCGGCGCAGTATGCCATCCGCCCATGCCGCCTGGCTTGCGCCTGATCAAGACCGGTCTCAGGCCGTTTCCCGCATCCTCAGCGCCTCGACGATATCCACCGCCACAATGCGGCTGACGCCCTGCTCCTGCATGGTTACGCCCACCAGTTGCTCGGCCATCTCCATCGTCAGCCGGTTGTGTGAAATATAGAGGAACTGGGTGCGCTCCGACATTTGCTTGACCAGATCGCAGAAGCGGCTGGTATTGGCGTCGTCCAGCGGCGCGTCCACCTCATCCAGCAGGCAGAACGGCGCCGGATTCAGGGAAAACAGCGAGAACACCAGGCTCATCGCGGTCAATGCCTTTTCGCCGCCGGACAAGAGGTGAATGGTGCTGTTCTTCTTGCCCGGCGGCTGGGCGATGATCTGCACCCCGGCATCCAGCAAATCCTCGCCGGTCAGCACCAGTTCCGCGCGGCCGCCGCCGAACAGCGTGGGGAAGAATTCGCGCATCTTGGCGTTGACCGCGTCGTAAGTGGCCTGCAGCATGTCGCGGGTTTCGCCGTCGATCTTGGCAATGGCATTCATCAAGGTCTCCATCGCCTGATTCAGGTCCGCCGACTGGTTCTGCAAGTATTCTCCGCGCGTCTTCGCCTCGTCCAGTTCCTGCAGCGCCGCCAGGTTGACCGCGCCCAGGCCTTCCAGCGCGCGCGCCAAACGGGCGATTTCCGCCGCCAGCGCGTTAGGCTTCACCCCCTCGTTCAGGTCGGCCAACAGCGCGGCCTCGTCGGCCTGGGCTTGAGCCAGTTCCTCGGCGAAGCGCTCCATCGCCAGGCGCGCTTCCTGATGCTTGAGCAGCCAGTCCGAGCGCGCTTCCCGCAGCGCCGGCAGCGCCGCGTTGGCCTCCTGCTGGCGCTGGCTGATCTCGCGCATGCGCTCGGTCAGATGGTTCAATTGGTCGCGCGCCGCCGCCAGCGCCGCGTCGCGCGTTTCACGTTCGGCCAGCGCCAGCTGCAGCGTCTCTTCCGGCACCGTCTCGTCCACCGTTTCGGACTCTATGGCCAATGTCTCCAAGCGCTCCTGCAGCTGCTCGTCGCGGCCGGTCAATTCGCGGCCGCGGCGCGATAGCTCGGCCACCTTCTGTTCGGCGCTATGCAGAGCCAGCTTGATCTCATGCAGCATGCGCTCGGCGTCGCGCGCCTTGTTGCGC
This genomic window from Chromobacterium phragmitis contains:
- a CDS encoding TonB family protein, with the protein product MLSASTPRLRWAVLLSIAIHGSILAVLLAVGGEAPLRDANLGAMTLVLPPPGLASRQVAEGPAHHAPSMARGAQAIEAQAKPTAKAGAGWAASDENKQAGRLADAEHRRGIAAAVGAAGANGPEMAARALAGRGEAARSGVAEASGGSEALYAPAYLNNPQPAYPERSRQLGEEGTVLLKVRVSADGRALAVSIARSSGYRRLDRSAAETVSNWRFVPAKRNGDVVESDLTVPVRFAGSGH
- a CDS encoding MFS transporter; the protein is MTVSIKRWEPENVIFWLSRGRGIARRNLWLSIFSLHLNFNIWMMWSMVVVNLPAVGFLISGQQQFLLVSIPPLVGALTRLAYSLVWSWVGGGLWMGLSTLLLLLPAWGVGRVVQDISSPFWLLLLVAGLCGLGGGASTSHLSNTSFFFPKSEKGLAMGLNAGLGNLGVSVAQLLIPLCILYPLFGRWAGEPQVWGRGGEVHFVWLQNAAYIWLPLIVVAALACLLYAHDLPKLRITPRDQLDAMRDRHTWYICLLYMGSYGTFLGFAAAFPLLARAMFPLVDASPYLFVGPMVCALARPLGGWMGDRVGGGIATVAANLLMALGTIGVYLSLPSAGSGGSFAWFLAMFQLIFFAAGIGNGSSYQLSPKVFLILAGREAREHGASLQAAYQRGGRRGASAMNVSSVMAAFGGFVIPKAFGSALDVFGSFLPAFGLFFLFYLMCCAVAWWQYSRPGAAMRC